GTTGTTCAAGATGGATATCCTGACTGAAGAAGAAAAGGAAATGATGGAAAAAAAGCTGACCAATGCAGTGACCGGTACCCAGGAAATGCTGGACAACATGCTTTCCTGGTCTAAAGCCCAGCTAAACGACGGTAGGGTAAATATGGAACTAAACAATTTAAGCCGGGCACTCCAACCAGTCATCAATATCCAGATAATGGCAGCTAAGGAGAAAAAAATTAAGCTTACCCATCAGATTGATCCTTCCATGGCGGTAATGTCTGACATACATATGCTGCAGCTGATTGTCAGAAACATCATCGGTAATGCCATTAAATTTACTCCTGAAGAAGGACTTATTCAACTTACGGTCAGCAAATCTGCAAAAAACTGCCTGATTAAAGTCCAGGATAACGGAAATGGGATCCCAAAAGAGAATAAAGCAGAGATCTTTTCTTTGAAAGCACAGTCTACCTATGGAACGGCGAATGAAAAAGGCATCGGACTTGGTCTGTTCCTGTGCAGGGAATACACACAGGCCCAGGGCGGAAAGATATGGTATGAAAGTCAGGTAGGCATTGGAACCACCTTTTACATCTCAATTCCCCTTGATGAGGAGGCGTTTTAATCCTTAGGAAATGCTGAGCTCCTGATCTTCGCTCATACCGGTATTGAAAATTATTTTAGTCGGGAATAACCTGGCTTTTTTCTCTGTGGGAAACCAGTTCCGGTCTTGATTCACAATGATGAACAGGCCCTCTTCATCTCCAAGTGCCGTAAAATTATCTTGTGCAGGTTGTTTTGAATAAACTTCCAGTCCGTATTTGGTCATCAGGGTTTCGGCTAAAAAAGGAACATCATCGGAAACCAGTCCGATTTCACTGACATGAAGAATAGATGAGCCGTCAAAAGCATGCTCAGACTGATTGTCAAGATCATACCTACAAATCAATTCCAACAGGTTTTCATTGTTATCATAGAAATAAAAAGACTTCGCGTTCCACAATTCAAAATCAGAGATTTCGGTCTCGTCAGTTACGGGCAACAAGTTGATTTTCTGCTTTAACCAATGATAAGCTTCCTCCAGCTTATTTTTGGGGATATCAAAAGCAAGGTGGTATATCGGATTTTCTTCTGTGGAGAGCTGAAAAACGATCTTGGTTTCTCCTAGTAACAAAGAGACTTCCTCTTCTTTCTCTTCAGTAAGCACCGCAGCAATAACCTGAGTATAAAACTGAACAGTTTCTGTCAGGTTATTGGTCAGCAAATGTAATTCCTTAATTTTCATATTCCTTTGTTTTATTCCTCAGCGACTAAATTAGGCATATTTCATGGTAGCAATGTCATAAACAGGTAGTATGGCAAATTTGATTTCTCTATTTCGTAATTTATAAATATTCAACTAACTTAAGCTCACCAAGATTGCTAAGAGATAAGGAGAATATGATGTCAAACACGAATACTTCAGCTAAGCCAATTCATCTTCAGGGCTCCGCCCCTTTACTATCAGTTTTTAATATGCCGGCCTCAGTTCGCTTTTACCGCGATGTGCTGGGTTTCGATGTGGTAGAAACTTCGGATAAACCCGACCGACAGGATGATTTCCAATGGGCATTGCTCAGATTAAACGGAATTGAACTGATGTTGGAACCCAGAGGGGAAAAAAGCTGTCCGAAGCCAGTTACAGCAAACGCCTGGCTGGATCGCCACGATATGTCTATCTATTTTGGCTGCAAGGAACTGGATAAAGTTTACACTTATCTGTCTTCGAGTGGGATTGAGGTACAGGAGCCATCTGTTACCTCTTATGGTTACAAGGCACTATATGTCAGGGATCCTGATGGCTTTCTACTGGTATTTCACTCGTATCCCTCAAACAAATAAAGCAGGAGACTGTTATTGATAGAAAATAATACATTATGGCTATTCCAGAAAACGCAGAGGATAACGTTCCTTTAGATGACGCACTGAATTCAGAAGCAGAAGATCAACAGAGTCAGAAAGACATCCATTCCAATGGATTTGATGAGAATTTTGACCAGCCTGAAGGACACGAGCAACCGGATACAGAAATATTAAAGCAGGCTTTTGATGCGGCTGAATCTTCATACACCTTAAATGCAGATAAAGGTATCGCACCTAAAAATGGTAAGGAGGGTGACAAGAAGAAATAACTTCCCGTCGGGTAAAAATTAAAGAACTCTGATCAAAAACTTCGTAATTGTTCAATTATGATGATCTTTGTAGTTCTTTAATTTAAACTTCATTCCTTCTTTGTTTATGTTCCGTCTTAAATTTACTTTGCCGCTGTTTATCCTCAAAATTGTCTTATTTCTATTCCCTTTTCTCCTAAATTCTTCCTTAAAGGCTCAGGTAAAGACCGGCATTTACAAAATTGATTACCGGACCGATGCTGCTTTCTTAAATAATTATTTCTCTCCCTACAATCAGCAAAATACTGACCGGACTTTCAACATCAAAACCTTTTATAACTACCAGTATAAAAACCTTGTCGATAGCAGCAATGGACTAAACTATGTCCTGATCATCAATAAAAAAAATCCCGGCAATAAGGAATTTTATACCCTTCAGATGGTCTGGCTGGCCCAATACACTCCGGAACATTTTAACCTTACCTATAGTGATTCATTGCCCAGGAAATTTGTAGGAATGGAAATCTACGTCGGACAGAAAAGGAATTACTGGAATGCCGGCCGTCCCTCCTTCAACGATGGGTTTATATGGAACCAAAATTTTGACCGCTACTCTGCCGACGACAGCTACCGTTATAAATTAAGTGATAGTACCTTCTATTCAGATTCTGATCTCTTTATTCTCAAATCAAAGAAATTTGAACTGATCTCCGATTCTGTAAAAGTAGATTCCAGCACTTATTACAGTTATCCACTAGGAGACTCCGGTTATAAAACTGCAACAAAATACCTCAGCTATAAACAGGATTTTACAACGTTTAAGCTGAAAGAAGCCAAAGCCTATCAGTCATTTCTCTACCTCCCGGCCAATGTTAAGTTTTATACCGGCCCCCTGGAACGTCCGCAATTTAAAGAACTCCAGGCCGGTGATTTTATTGCCGTTACAAAAGAAACAGAAGAATGGTACTGGGGCGAACACGTCTCAACTGATGGTAAGGTTAGTAAAGGAAGAATCTATATCAGTGATTTATGGATTGGAAAGACAAAATCACAAACCATTAACGGCCTGCGACTTCATATAAAATACAGCTCAAACCCTGAAGAAAATTCTTTCCCTGATGCTTCCGGATCAATTTCAGGCATCCGGATATATTCCAACAATAAGCTGGTTCAGGTCATTAAAGATCCAGGACTGGTAAAAGATACCGCCCAGATTATTCATCCGGTAGATGTTAATTTTGATGGTTATCCGGATTTACAAATCTATTCACATTCTGGAGGTGCAGGGCCCAACTATGGAAACAACTATTATCTGTACAACCCAAAAACAAAGCGATTTGACTATCATGCAAAACTATCTGACCTCTCACAACCGGAGATCAATGTAAAAACCAAATCCATTTCCGCTGCCTGGCGCAACGGAGCGGGAAACTATGGCTCAGAAAAATACAAGTGGATCAATCGTCAGCTAATCCAGGTAGAATATTATGAAATCCGGTATCTGGACGAAAATCAGATAGAGGAAACACATCACAAAATGATTAAGGGCAAGATGAGGAAAAAGACCCGTATTCTGAAAGACGAAGAAGCATTCTCCTCTCCACGTTGAGGATTAAAGCTTTAACAAAAAAGGCTGTCCTGAAAAACCGGACAGCCCTTGCATTTCCTTTCAGTCTGTTTACTGATATTTATTCAGGTAATCCTGCAATCCACCATTCATACCAACACCCACTGCCTCGAATTTCCATTCTCCATTTCTGCGGTAAATTCTTCCAAATTCTACTGCTGTCTCGATAGAAAAATCTTCTTCCAGCTCATATTTCATGATTTCAACGCCATTGTTGTCAATAATTCTAACAAATGAGTTTCTCACCTGACCAAAATTTTGTTTACGGGTAGCTGCTTCATGTATCGTTACCACAATACAAAGCTCCGAAACTTTGGCATCAACCTTAGTAAGGTCAACTTTTATACTTTCATCGTCCCCATCCCCTTCACCGGTAAGGTTATCACCAGCATGTTCCACTGCTCCATCAGGAGAATTCAAATTGTTATAAAAGATAAAATGCGAATCTGAAACCAGTCGTTTATCTTCACCAAGCATAAAAACTGAGGCGTCCAAATCAAAATCATGTCCGGTTGAACTGTTCGTATCCCATCCAAGTCCAATAGTGAATTTTGGGGCATTTATATTTTCCCGCTGTCCTTTTTGTAAGTTAATAGCCATAGTATTGATTTATTTTTTGCTTTATTCTCAAATATTAGGACATTATTTTACATAAACAACACCGGATTAAAATAATTTATAACAATTCTGTTAGGCAGAGACCATCTTTCTCCATATCAATGAGATATTGGTTTTAGCCCTGCTTACGTTTCACTTAACAGGCTTAAGCCAGAATTACGCAGGGTATTAGCGGAAGATAATCAAAACACAAAAACACAATTAATTTTTCAAATAAAACCCTATTGAGCTAAATCAATTTAAAGCCAATTAATATGACTAATTTTGGAAATGACAATTAAGCACCTATTAACGAAGGAACAGGAAACCTTTCTAAAGAAGCACAAGATCTCATCAGAACTATTGTTCGATGCCGAGGGGGAAGACACATCAGAAAATCTACAGAAAAGTATGACTGAAGCGGACAAGGTAATCGCCTGTAATACTGCCGCATGCAGTGAAGATGACACGCATACCTTAAAAACTATCGGAGGCTTTTGTCCACAATGCGATACGACTAAAATTGCTGCTGCTTTAAGAGAACTAAAACCCGGTTATATCTACATCTCCGGATCAAAAAGAGGAGGTTTAATAAAAATCGGTTCCTCTAATGAAGGAAAAAGCAAAACACTGACTTTAAATTTAACTACCGCAAGAGATGGTGGCTATGACGACTGGGAGCTATTATTCAGCGCAAAAACTGCCACATTGGGAAGAGTAGAGCGCATATTTCAGGAAAAGCTAAGTGAATACAAAGCAGCTTATCAGCATGAAAAAAGCGGAAAGCTACAAAATGGTGGAGAATTATACCGTTGCTCCTACCTTAAAGCCAAAGAGGCTTACCTTTCACTACAAGAAGAACATCTATTTGAATTTACTCAGATCAGTGAGAAGAAACACATCATTTCTGAATATCAATTCAAAAATCTAAAAATAAAATCGAGTACTATCGTTACCGAAGCGTAAACTTTTACACTTCCGCTGAACGAACTCAGCACTATTCAGTATCGGAACAGACTTAAAATGTTCCGATGCTGATCTGATTCCCTTTCAGATTTCTATTTCTTCAGGATCATAAAGTCGTCAAGACTGACCCCTTCGGCCTTTAGCTTTTCAAGTTCATCTTTGCTTTTCATCAATGCACGCGCAGCTTCTTTGGTAAATTCATTGCTCCCTAAAGCATAACTAGTACCATTTAACACCAGCTTTTCTGTATAACAGTCCATCAACATATGATAAGCAGCAAAATCTGTAATAGGGAAAGTCATTTTATCCCATTTTATAGCAGTGGAATTTCTTTTGGCCGTCTCGAAGGGATAACTGCAACTAAAGATTTTGGTCTCCTGAGGCGCAAGTACTTCTGTACCTTCATAGCCCTTACTGCAGCTCCAGCCATCATTCTCATCTTCAGTAGAAGAATACGCGATTACTGTGGTATAATTGCTGATTGGCTGGTCACTTTTATTGGTAAAGGCACAATAAATCACCAACTGCCCATTCAGCAGATCTGCTTTTACCGGCCTGGCTTCCAGCACATTTAATTTCGATTTCAGCTGATCGGTTTTCTGCCTTTTAAGCTCCTCAACCTTTACCTCGGCTTCCTTTTTATCAATCTTTCGCTGATGATCTGCTTTTACAAAGCTTTCGGCAAGGCTAAAAACTTCCGGCAGGGATTTACCATTGATCCTTTTTCTCACCACCTCATCGAAGGGTTTCTTTTTGTTTACCGGCTGATTTCCTCTTTCATAAATAACAGAAAGGGCCAATACCCTCATGGCAATCTCCAGTTTGTTTTTTTCCTGCTCGGTGATTCCACTCTCTATTTTCTTTCTTGACTCCTCAAATTTCTCTTTTGATCCTCCTTTGAAAACGTCCTGACACACTGCCAGAAAAGGAAAAACAATCAATAACAGGGATAAATATCTTTTCATGCGTGGGTCTGTTTTAATAACTAATCAAGGATATCAGCATTCTTTTTTCCATAATCAGGAATGTGCTTCCCTCCCATTTCCAATAAGGTAGTTTCAATCATTTCCGTCATGGCGTTTAAGGCCAGGTCATTGGGTGCTGTTCCAAAAGGCTCTTCTATTTCATCTGCAATCGCTTCCAGCGCCACAAAGGTATAGGCAATAAAAATAACAATGAACGGAGTCAGCCAGCTGAGGCTGTCGACAAAACCAAATGGCAATAGAAAACAATAAATATAAACTGTACGGTGCAGCAGGATATGATAAGTATAGGGAATCGGTGTGGAAGCAATCCGCTCACAACCTCCTACAATATCCGATAACTTGTTCAGGTTCTCATCAAAAGCCCGCTGAAGAATGGTATCTATTTTCCCGTTTTCTCTTGCTTGCTGTACCCAGATCCCCATTTCTTTCATCAGTATAATGGGCTTGTAAATTGCCGTACTTAACCTTTTAGCCAGTACAGGGTCCAGTCTTTCCCGAAGATCCTCAGTAGCATCGGTTCCCCTCAGCTGATGTTTTAAAGCATAGGTAAAAGCAATCAGGTATTTCAGGAAGGTATCCACCTCTTTCCCGTCACGGTGATAACCGCTAAAGGTAATCGCTTGTCTTGCCAGCGAGCGGGTATCGTTTAATAGCGCACCCCAAAGTTTACGCGCCTCCCAGAAACGGTCATAACTGGCATTATTCCGGAAGCCGAGAAATAAAGCCAATGCAATTCCAAAAAGAGTAAAAGGCGCCGGGCTCAGGGGAATCTTGAAATGAAAAAAGGTTCCTTTAAGGAAGACAATTCCAGCTGAAATCAGAAACAGCATCAATAAACGGGGTAACAACTGCGGTAAAACTGAGCCTCTCCATATAAAAAGCATGCTAAACCAATGTTCGTTTTTCCTTTGGATCATATGGACAAAATTAAACATTTATCGCAAACCATCTCTTTAAAACCCAATCTCATGATTAACTGTTATACAAGTATGACAGCAATAGAAACCCCGGATCATAATCGCTACTTCTCAGGAACCAGCGGCCTGTTACTCCCCTTTCCCAATAAGGAATACTACCCGGCAGAATTCCAGGATAAGAGCAGGTTAACCTATTATGGAACACTATTCAACAGCATAGAAATCAACAGCTCTTTCTATAAAATCCCAATGCCTTCCACCGTACAAAAATGGTCGGATAGTGTCCCTGAAAACTTCAGGTTCACCTTTAAGCTTTGGAGAGAAATTACCCATCATAAAGACCTGGCCTTTGATCCGGAGGCGGTATATCGGTTTATGAAAAGTGCAGAACAGGCAGGTAACAAGAAAGGCTGCCTGCTGATTCAGTTTCCGGCCAGTATCAGGAATAGCAGTCTGAGGCAATTGACACAGCTGATGCAGCATGTCAGCTTAAGCGATCCGCAGCAACAATGGAAAATAGCCCTGGAATTTCGTCACCCTTCCTGGTATCAGGAAAGCACCTACGAGTTAATGGAACAATACGGTGCCGCAATCGTAATTCATGACAAACCGGGTTCTGCAAGTCCTTTGACGGAACAACAACAGGATTTTGTATACCTTCGTTTTCATGGCCCGGAGGGCGATTATAAAGGCAGTTATACCGATGAGTTTTTAAAAGAATATGCAGGTTATATAAAGGACTGGAACGAGGAAGGGAAAACAGTATATACTTATTTCAACAATACAATCGGAGATGCACTGGGGAACCTCCAAACCCTGAACAGCTACCTTAGCCAGATTTCCGTTCAGGGCTTTTAATTCCGGTTATTTCTGAGCAGTGAGCTCATTTAACAGATTTTGTATGGCTACGTTATAACCCACCATTTCGTCTTTATACTTTTCTGTATTTTCAGCAATGGCTTTATAAGCCAGGTCGTAGCTTTTAATTCTCAGCTCACAGTATTTCTTAAGCAGGACATTCCGCTGATGAAATACTTCCGGAAGGTTTAATTTATCCAGTTCATTAATGATCGCCAGACTTTTATGCCAGTTGACGATGCCATCTTCTTTGAGCCCTTTCAGCAGCTGCTCTTTTGGCGCATCTTTTGGCAATTTATAGACTTCCAGCGCTTTAGTCTCCAGTGCGGTAAAGCGGGCAATTTTCTGATCGTAAACACCGTAATCATTTGGCATCTTTTTATAAACCACAAATGAAGTACTCAAAACAAAAAAGACCAGCAAAGCAATGGTTCCAAATTTCAAATTCAGCTGGCCTTCCTTTTTAAGACTGGGAACAAAGGCATACCCAATAATGATCCCTCCCAGAAGTCCGCCAATATGGGCTGCATTATCTATTCCGCCACGAACACCGGTTAGAAGGTTAAAAATCACAAAAACAGCAATACTGGTCAACAGAGCTTTCCTGGTATCTTTCTCGATCAGATTTGTCGTCAGCATGGCCAGAAATACGCCGTACATTCCAAAAATTGCACCGGAAGCACCTGCACTGATCGTCAGGTCATTCCACCATAAACTGGCAACACTGGCGGTAATACCGGCTAACAGATAGGCAGATATAAATCTGATTTTACCCAAATGAGGCTCCAGAAGGACACCTATATACACCAGCGCATACATGTTCATCAGCAAATGCAGGACTCCTATATGTAAAAAGCAATTCGTTAGCAATCTCCAGGGCTGACCTTCTAAAGTTAAAGGACGGAAATTAGCCCCCCAGCTGAGTAAACTCTCTGCTGAAGGCTCAAAGACATTGACTCCTGAAATGGCCATCAGGATAAAAATCAGCATGTTCAGGTACATGAAGACCGGCGTCACTATATAGCCTTTCACAGGTCTGAAAATATACAGGAACTCTTTCAAATTTTCTGCAGCTGTAGGCGGGGGAATTCTCAAAATGTCGTCTTCAGGAGGAACGAAACTAACTTTCAAGGCTTCGTATTTGGTGGAAAGCTCTTCTTCAGAAAGAGGCTCCAACTCCTGATAAGCAGCTAAAAACTGTCGTACATTTTTCTTGTTTCTACCCCAATCCATCACTTCATTTCCAACAGAAGTACTTTCGATACCTACCTCTTCTTCTTCTATCAGCACTTTCAACTCCGCATTCCAGGAAAAGGCACCTTTATCTGTATAGGCGACAACTCCAGATTCACTAAGCTGGACAATCCTCCAACCTAATTTATCAATCGTTTCAATGGCATGAACCAGAAATGAATGTCTAGTCTCTCCTTTTAAGGGAATTTCTTCTTTATATCTTGGGGTAAATCCTATTGCCATTGTTCTTTTCTTCCTGAATACTTCCTAAATATTTATCCGGCCAAAGATTGATCTTTTATTTAGGAAAAGCAATGCCCCATCAGAAGATAAGTTTTATGTAATTCAATGACACTGCCATAGGGTTGTCAGTGGCGTGTATTTATTTTACACCAGATACTCAAATAAACAACTGGATATGCAACTTAAAATAAATGAAAACGATGAGCTGATCATTAGCCACTCTCCTTCTTCTTCCGCAAGTGATTTTGATTTTTACTTCAGAAAGTGGAACATTAGAAACAGGAAACTAAAAATCAGACTGGCCGATTGCCAGGAATGGATGGAATTTGATTCAACAGAAGAGGCTGGTCCCTTATTGAAAGGTTTTGGAAATATAAACCGGTTCATCGCTGAACTGGAGAGCGGCCCTTTTGAAGGTATCGCCGTTCGGTTGTTTAATCCGCAAACCAGGTTATGGAGTATTTACTGGGCCGATAGTACTGTGGTTGCTTTTGACCCTCCGCAGATCGGTTCCTTTGATGGCAATATCGGAAAGTTTTATGCATGGGATACCTTTAATGGTCAGAAAGTTCTGGTTTTATTTCAATGGGACAAGACTGATCCCAACCGTCCGGTATGGAGCCAGGCTTTTTCTGTTGACCGTGGGAAAACCTGGGAATGGAACTGGTACATGTATGCGAGTCCGGCGGAATAAAAGACTCCGTCGTAAAACTTTTTCTTATTTCAATTTGTTAAACCGTGATGTATTTCCAAAAGAAAACAATTGAATTCAGTCTAACAGTATCATTATCACAATGGGTAAGAAAACA
This region of Pedobacter steynii genomic DNA includes:
- a CDS encoding TerD family protein yields the protein MAINLQKGQRENINAPKFTIGLGWDTNSSTGHDFDLDASVFMLGEDKRLVSDSHFIFYNNLNSPDGAVEHAGDNLTGEGDGDDESIKVDLTKVDAKVSELCIVVTIHEAATRKQNFGQVRNSFVRIIDNNGVEIMKYELEEDFSIETAVEFGRIYRRNGEWKFEAVGVGMNGGLQDYLNKYQ
- a CDS encoding DUF72 domain-containing protein; the protein is MINCYTSMTAIETPDHNRYFSGTSGLLLPFPNKEYYPAEFQDKSRLTYYGTLFNSIEINSSFYKIPMPSTVQKWSDSVPENFRFTFKLWREITHHKDLAFDPEAVYRFMKSAEQAGNKKGCLLIQFPASIRNSSLRQLTQLMQHVSLSDPQQQWKIALEFRHPSWYQESTYELMEQYGAAIVIHDKPGSASPLTEQQQDFVYLRFHGPEGDYKGSYTDEFLKEYAGYIKDWNEEGKTVYTYFNNTIGDALGNLQTLNSYLSQISVQGF
- a CDS encoding VOC family protein; translation: MKIKELHLLTNNLTETVQFYTQVIAAVLTEEKEEEVSLLLGETKIVFQLSTEENPIYHLAFDIPKNKLEEAYHWLKQKINLLPVTDETEISDFELWNAKSFYFYDNNENLLELICRYDLDNQSEHAFDGSSILHVSEIGLVSDDVPFLAETLMTKYGLEVYSKQPAQDNFTALGDEEGLFIIVNQDRNWFPTEKKARLFPTKIIFNTGMSEDQELSIS
- a CDS encoding rhomboid family intramembrane serine protease codes for the protein MAIGFTPRYKEEIPLKGETRHSFLVHAIETIDKLGWRIVQLSESGVVAYTDKGAFSWNAELKVLIEEEEVGIESTSVGNEVMDWGRNKKNVRQFLAAYQELEPLSEEELSTKYEALKVSFVPPEDDILRIPPPTAAENLKEFLYIFRPVKGYIVTPVFMYLNMLIFILMAISGVNVFEPSAESLLSWGANFRPLTLEGQPWRLLTNCFLHIGVLHLLMNMYALVYIGVLLEPHLGKIRFISAYLLAGITASVASLWWNDLTISAGASGAIFGMYGVFLAMLTTNLIEKDTRKALLTSIAVFVIFNLLTGVRGGIDNAAHIGGLLGGIIIGYAFVPSLKKEGQLNLKFGTIALLVFFVLSTSFVVYKKMPNDYGVYDQKIARFTALETKALEVYKLPKDAPKEQLLKGLKEDGIVNWHKSLAIINELDKLNLPEVFHQRNVLLKKYCELRIKSYDLAYKAIAENTEKYKDEMVGYNVAIQNLLNELTAQK
- a CDS encoding bestrophin family protein, with the protein product MIQRKNEHWFSMLFIWRGSVLPQLLPRLLMLFLISAGIVFLKGTFFHFKIPLSPAPFTLFGIALALFLGFRNNASYDRFWEARKLWGALLNDTRSLARQAITFSGYHRDGKEVDTFLKYLIAFTYALKHQLRGTDATEDLRERLDPVLAKRLSTAIYKPIILMKEMGIWVQQARENGKIDTILQRAFDENLNKLSDIVGGCERIASTPIPYTYHILLHRTVYIYCFLLPFGFVDSLSWLTPFIVIFIAYTFVALEAIADEIEEPFGTAPNDLALNAMTEMIETTLLEMGGKHIPDYGKKNADILD
- a CDS encoding XAC2610-related protein, yielding MFRLKFTLPLFILKIVLFLFPFLLNSSLKAQVKTGIYKIDYRTDAAFLNNYFSPYNQQNTDRTFNIKTFYNYQYKNLVDSSNGLNYVLIINKKNPGNKEFYTLQMVWLAQYTPEHFNLTYSDSLPRKFVGMEIYVGQKRNYWNAGRPSFNDGFIWNQNFDRYSADDSYRYKLSDSTFYSDSDLFILKSKKFELISDSVKVDSSTYYSYPLGDSGYKTATKYLSYKQDFTTFKLKEAKAYQSFLYLPANVKFYTGPLERPQFKELQAGDFIAVTKETEEWYWGEHVSTDGKVSKGRIYISDLWIGKTKSQTINGLRLHIKYSSNPEENSFPDASGSISGIRIYSNNKLVQVIKDPGLVKDTAQIIHPVDVNFDGYPDLQIYSHSGGAGPNYGNNYYLYNPKTKRFDYHAKLSDLSQPEINVKTKSISAAWRNGAGNYGSEKYKWINRQLIQVEYYEIRYLDENQIEETHHKMIKGKMRKKTRILKDEEAFSSPR
- a CDS encoding VOC family protein, whose translation is MMSNTNTSAKPIHLQGSAPLLSVFNMPASVRFYRDVLGFDVVETSDKPDRQDDFQWALLRLNGIELMLEPRGEKSCPKPVTANAWLDRHDMSIYFGCKELDKVYTYLSSSGIEVQEPSVTSYGYKALYVRDPDGFLLVFHSYPSNK